GCCCGCGCCGTGGCACGTTCAGACACCTGCCCTTGCATCGACTGCATCTGCTCAAGCTTCTTGCGATAGCTTTCACGCAGCGCCTTGACGGATACGACCTGATCGCCGAGTTTCGCCTTGGCATTGCGGGCTTGCGCCAGCAATGGACAGGCGGCGTGCATCGGATCATCCCGGCATGGCACGGTGTCGATGACATCGGCCTGCAGCTTCAACGAGTCGGCCAATTTCGCGCCGGCAACGCCTTGCTGCTCCAGGCCCTTGAGCTCGGTGCTGAGCGAGGCATGCTCGACATAAGCCGCGTCGAACTTCTCCACGATGGCACGCTGGCTGGCAATGGCGTCCTGCCGCCGGCCGACGACCAGTTGCAAGGCATCCCGCTCGCCGGCCGCCGCCTTAATAGCCGAAGCCTCCGTCAGTACAGCACGATTGCCTGACAACTGCCGCTCGAGATCCCGCCTGCGCGCCACAGCACGACCGGCCGCAACGTGATCATCGCTGGCAAGCGATGCCCTACGCTGGTCCAATTCGGCCCTGCGCTGGTTCAGCTCTCGCAACCGTGCTTCCGTACCGGCATTGGCCTCCTGCTTCGCCGCCAGCGTTGCGCGCTCCTGCAGCAGCTTCGCGCCCTTCGCCATTTCCTCATCACGGGCGCCCCGCTCGGTATCCAGGCTCTCGCCCATCTGCCAGATCTCCCGGGCGACCACCGCCGCCCGATCGCGCTTCCCCGTGAGGGTCAGTAGATTCCGCTGAAGGGTGTCCAGCGAGCGCGTCAACAGCTTGGCCACATCACCCGCCTTCGCGGACAATTCGCGCAAATGATCGATGCCCAGCAGTTCGGCGAGCAGCTTCTTGATCTCGCCCGGCTGGTAGCTGGCGAGCGGCCGCCGATTCTGCGCGGAGAAGACACTGGTAAAGAACGCTTCCGGCGAGCCGAGAACCGCTTCGATGCACCGGTTGTAGGTGTCGGCTTTGCCGTCTGACAGGGTGCCGTCCGCAAGCTGCAGGGGCGACCAACTGCCATCCGAGGCCTTCTCGAACAGGTAGTACTCGGCCTTGCGGCTTTTGCCAGGGTTGCGAAACGCGAACGCGGAGCGATAGGTCTTGCCGCCGTGCTCCCATTCCAGATCCTTCTCCGCGCGCGGAGCGCACAGGTGGTCCCAGTACGAGAACGCGTCGACCGACATCTTGCTCGCGTGGCTCGGCATGATCGGATACGGATGCAGGTTGTCCATGATCGTCGTCTTGCCGGCTCCGTTGGGGCCAACCAGCGCAATCAGGCCAGTCGGCAGCGTCGTCAGGTCAACCGTGACGCTATCGCGGTGCATACCGTCGCGGATGCCGTGGAACCCAGCCAGCGTCAGTTTCAGTGGGCGCATTCAGACAACTCCGCGCCGGAGAAGGAGTGCAGATATTCCGAAGAGACCTCCATCACGTTCTCGTCGAACGTAGGCATCTCTGAGGCGACCGGGGCATCGCGCTCGGGCTTTCCCACAATCGCGCGTTCCACAGAGCGGCGAGCCGCGGTAAACTGCGCAGCAGCCATCTTCATCACGGCGGCCCAGTCCTCCAAGCCCGTGAGGGCTCGCAGTTCCAGCTGGCTCCACTGGGAAGCCAGGCCGTTGGTGAACGACCAGATGAGGTCCTGCAGTTCCTTGGATGGCGCCACGGCGAAGAAGGTGTTACTACCCGCCTCGCCAAGCGCCATCACGAGCATGTGATCGCGCTTGGCGATCACCGCGCCGCGGCCGGTGCCGAACGGCTCGTACATCATGCATTGCGTGAAGCCATGCTGCTCGGACAAGCGTTTGGCCATGTCGGAGCGATTGATAAAGGTCTCTTCGACGAACAACCAGTCGGGTCCAGCGTGGTAGAGAATCATGGTGCACTCCTGAAAAATGACGGAGTGCGACCCGGACGGGCGGCACCCGTCTGGGTAAGGGAAAGGGAATAGATACTTCGGGGTCGATGCGTCAGAGACGCGGGTAAAACCAGTTTTCGACAGCCGCGTGGGCTGTCGGAACATGGCTCTGCCAGGTTCAAAGGGTTGGCGTATGGCTACGCAAAGAGATCGTCAGTGAGCCAGTTCATCGCCGGTTCCGCGGCAGCCAGCGAAGGTGCCGCCGAATCCTTCGGTCCGGCGGTACCAGCGTCGAACTCCATGTCGACCAGACTGGCGACGACAGGCGGGCCAGTGACGACCTGCGCGGCGCGCTCCAACTGCACAGCCACCGCTTGCTCCGGCAATCCGCCAAGCACCCGATCGGCGATCGACTGTGCGTCTAGCGTCTCGAGCATCGACAGGCCGTCGATCAACGGATTTGCCTCCACGCCCGTCAGCTCACACCAGCGCGTAAGCTTCTCAGGCAACGTGGCCGCGCGGCTGATGCCTTCCGCACGGCTGCGCACCGCAGGCAGGACGCGCGCTTCCAGCTTGATCTCCGCACTGGCACTGAACAGCGCCAGAATGGCGTCGCGATCGACCAGCTGGCGATGCTCCTCGTTGACCGTCCATCGTACCCGCACGAACTTGTCGGCGGCGCCTGCGGCGACCTCGGTGAGCTTCACCATGTCTGGCGGACCATCGAAGTCCACGCATAGCGTCTCCCGCGCAGGCGTCTGCACCTGCGTGGCAGCGGCATGGCCAGGACTGACCTGCCATTGCAGATAGCCCTTCGCACCGATCTCGCCATAGTGGAAGCGCCCGATAGAACCCGGATACGCGACCACCCTGCCCTCACGCTCCCATTGCTGCGCGCGATGGATGTGGCCGAGCATAAATGCATCGCAGTCTGCGTCGAAGAGCGCACCAATGGTGAACTCGTGATCGAAGCCCGCCATTGGTACGCCATGCTCGGTCTGGCAGCCGTTGACGGTGCCATGCGAGACCCCGATGGTGCGCACACCATGTGCCCGCCATAGACGATTGATGGCACCGGCGGCCCCAAGGTAGTCAGCCAGGTGATCGCCCACCGCTGTTGCTGCACTGGCGACGCCGGCAGCAGCTGCAAGCACCGCCTTGTTGACCGTAGGCACGCAGGTGAACACGACATCGGGCGTGCCGCGCAGCGCAAGCAGGACTTCGATCTCCTCGGGAGCAAAGACGGCCCCATCCGACGGCACGAACTGCCCGTCGCAAAGCGCAACCTGATGGATCCTATCCGCGACATACACGGGGTGTTGCGATCCGATCAGTCGGAATAGATCCAGCGTCCCGGGAGGTTCGTGACTGAACGTACCCTGCAGCATGAGTACCGGCATGTGCGCGGTCAGTTGGTGAATGCGCCGCGCGAGCGCCGAAAGCGCGGGCGTGTGAGCGTCGAGACGGTGATCGGTCGAATCGCCCGACACCACACCGACGTGGCAACCGGCATCGATCGCGTCGCCGGCGGCGAAGCCGAAGCAGCGGTCAGCCTCGGCCAGGTGGCCCGGCGAATAATGCAAGTCCGAGAAATGGCCCACGAGCAGGCTCTCGCCTTCTTTGAGCATGATGTACCTCCAAGGGAATGTGCCGGCATTGCGGCGAGAAAGGAAAAAGGGAAGCCGCATGGCTTCCCCTGAAGTGCCGGCACGAAGCTGGCGGAATTACATGGAGACGTCTGCCGCGATTGCAGCAACCTGTTCGCGGAACGCGAACGGGTTGGTGAGCGCGGTGCGCATCTCCTCGAGCAGCGCGCGCACATCGTGATCGCGTTTGGTCCAGCCGCGGCCGAAGCTGGCCACAGCGTAGAGGCGGAGTTGGTCGCGGCCCTCCTGCGTCGCAAGGCCGAGACGGGCTACGAGATCCTCGAACTGGCTCTGGGTATCCTCATCCTCCGACGTCTCGGCAGGCGTTTGGCCCGACAGCTCTTCGCTGACGCGATCAGGCTGCGGTGGGTCTTCGTCGGTAGCAAGCGGCGATTCCAATGCCGCCACGGCCTGCGTCGCCAGCTCGAGGGCCGGGGCCGCTCGGTCAGAGCCGTCGAGAAGCGCGCCGATATCGATCTCAGCGTCCAGCGTGATGAGCCATTGCATCTGGCGCATCGCGTTGCCATTCTCATCGATCCGGCTGATCTCGGCTTCCTGCTTCGACATCCAGAACTTGACGCCCACCAGCTTGCCACGTGCCATCGCGACGGTCTGCATGGCGGCATATGCCTTCTGCAGAACGTAGATGGAGCTTGTAGGCATCTCGATGAGGCCGAGCCCGAGGATGTGCGGGATCGAAAAGTAGAACTTGGCCGACAAATTACACGCCCCCGACTGGTACTGCGGGCATGCCTGCGGATCGCAGAGGCCGTCCGGGATGTGGTCATCCTGACGCAGGATGATCGTGCGGCCGCCAAACATTCGTCGGGCCCGGCTGGCGCGCTCGTCGCGCACTGGCGGCGCGTAGCGCTTGCAGTACCGCCGGCCATCGCTGCCGTACTCGGAGAAGTACTGGCGTCCGCTTGCGGTCCACGCAACGAGCTGGTTGGGCATGTTGCTCAGCCAGTCGTCGAAAGCGAAGATCACAGGAAAGCGCCACAGCCGATGACCCTGGCCGTCTCCACGGTCTTCACCGTAGCGCTGCACGATGTCTTCTGCAACTGCCGGGTTCGCGAAGTCCGAACCGCGGCATGTGAACCACGGAACGTTCTTGGGATAAAGCGCGTTCTTGATTCCGGTGGCGCGCTGAATCTCAGTACCGATGTGCTCGAACGATTTGCCCTGCGCGAGCAGCGCGTCATGAATGGCAACGGCTTTGGCATTCTCGCGCGCAGTCTTGGTAAGTACCTTAATTCCAGGGCGAATGGTGCCGATGATTGGCGGCCGCATGGGCCGCTCTTCTAGGAGGCTTCGGCGTTCGCCGGGCTCGCTGTAGGTGATGGGTGCATGCATGCGTTTCTCCTTTCCAGGAATTGAACGACAGCGGCACGGATCGACGCAGCATGCTCCCGAAGGCGCAGGGCTGTGTCGGCCCCGCGCTGGGTCGTTACGCGATTGAGGAAGGTCGCTTGCGCGGCTTCCGGGAGACTGGCGACGTGAGCCGCCTCACAAAGTGCGCGCCAGGCCTGCGGCATGTCCTTGTACTGCGGACGGCGCAGATCCAGCGTTGCCGCAATGACGGCGGAAATCTCGTTCTGGTGCATGAGCATCTCCTGAGGGTAGGAAGATCGAGGTCTCTCACCAGAAACAAAAAAAGCCCGCTCCGGATTTCTCCGGCAGCGAGCTTGTCGAGGTATGCACCAGCAATGCCACGCCCCTTCCGGGGGCGTGGCATCGAGGGAGCGGCGCGCCGATGCGCGCTGCTCTATGTTGAGGACGTAAAGTCGTCCTCGTGCAGCATGGTCACGCTGCACAACAACCCTTTTCGCGAACCCACAGGTTCGGCCGCAGGTTCACGGATCGGCCCGACGTCTGCCGTTCTGCCTAGGAGGGGCCTTTGAGAGAGATCCACATGGTCCCAGGCTCGAACGGTGTCCTGCGTGCGCTCATGAAGAGGCACAGCGAAGAACGCGTATTACGAGCTGATGAGGGGAAGTGTTCGGCGAAAACACTTAGCACAAGAGATATCCACACTGGTAGCCAACCAGTCGGTGCGTGCGCATGTGCACGGCTTGATGCAGAAGATGGACTCGCCAGGAGTCGAGGTCGATGCGTCTGTGACGCGGGGTATGGGAAGCATTGTGGCAGATATTTAGTCGAATAAAAGGCAGAAAGCTCAGCAATTTCATATAGCTTTCTCGGCTCGACGACATGCATTTGTGGCGGACAATTTCAAACGAGAGAGTTCTACACGTATGGAAAAATGGCCGAATCATCTGATCCCCACTTTCGGGGTACGGAGCCCGACGCTCAGCCGCAGTCGTCCGAATCTGACCGCAGCCCCCAAGGCAACAGCATTTCCTCCCAGTCACCGGCCTCGCCTGCCGGACCGAGGCCAATCCAACGGCTGCTCAGTCAGGATCGTGTCTCGCGAATCATTCCGGACACTAACAGCACAGCGGTACTCAGCTATTGCTCGGACTTCGTTCGCGACTTCCTGCGCAGCGACTACCTGTTCTGCACCGCCAAGATGAGCGTCGCGACGAAAGGCAAGATTCTTGCGCTCGACAATCGCTTCCGCGATGCGAACGCGTGGATGGACGAGAAGCTGACGTGGGCAAGACGGCTACGCCCGCGCCTTATTAGTCTGCGCTATGACACGCGCGAGGTCGTGGTCACCCACTCGCTCGGTGGTCGTCTCGTCCGGCTGATGAATCAGCATGACCAACTTTTCGCGAACGTTCTTGGGGCGTACATGGGCGGAAAGATCGACGCCGCAGAAAAGGATAACGCGCTCTTGGGTGCGGGTCGCCACATTCGAGCGATTCACCGCCTCTGCATCCCCGACAACGATCGATTCTCCCGCGATGGCACGCTCATCGGGACGGACTGCTGATCATCTCAATCTGAGGACACCCATGGACTTTCAAGAGATTGCCCGGCTGCATAGCCGGTACAACGAGGCGCCGCTTATCATCGATATGCCCGCCGACGGCTCTGGCGCTCCGTTGCTACAAGCGCCCAACCAATCCACGCCTGCGCCTTCGAAGCCGTTCTGGACACGTCTGAGCGAAGCACAGCGCCTCGTCCTCGCGCTGCTTATCGTCGCCGGCATCGCGTTTCCCGTCGGCATGTTGGCCGCATCGGGGGGCAAGTACAACCGAGAGCTGGCCAGCGCGAGATCCGATGAAGCTATGAAGTCAACCCTGCGTGCGAGTAATCCGCCAGTCGAACGGGATCAAGCGTGGCCGGCGAAGACGCCGACGGCAGAGGCGGAGCCGATTCCGCAAGCACCCGTGCAATCTGAACCGCAAAGTCACCGCACCGACGCTAATCCCACGGCCGCCTCGGCGGTGATCGCCGGCCCAGCGAGTTCACCGTCCTCAGCGGTCGCCCCCGCGTCTATGCCCAAGCCTGCGGCAAAGGCACCGTCCGTCGCCGCGCGACAAACTGCCGCCGCCGCGGCCGCTCCGCCTGCCCCTTCGGCAGCGAAAACGACGCCTCAGACCGACGACTCGCGGCGTGGCAACGAGATCAAACTATTCTGAAAAATCGCCATGAAAACAGCAAACTTCAGTCTGATCCAGGCGGGCCTTAGTGTCGAAGGGAACATCATCGCTGACCATGGCCTGAGTTGCTTCGGCCTTGTCGGTGGCGATCTGCTGTCATCTGTCGGCCTGGTGCATGTGGGCGCCGAGGGCCTAGTTCGCGGGACCGTCCAGGCTGAGCACGTACTCGTCGATGGCACGGTCGAAGGCGATATTGTTGCCCGTGTCTCGTTGCACATCAACGGTCGAGTGAAAGGTCGAATCTCCTACGCTGGCACTATCCGGCTCGGCCCTAACGCCATCCTCGAAGGCACGATCTCTCGAGTCTCAGGCGTCGGCTATGAGGCCCCGGGACCCGGCGCCGAAGCTCTCGAGGCGGCTCCCACGATATGAAAAAGTGTAAGCATGCTCGACCTATTTCCGCAGTAAGCTCACATAAAACAATACTGTTTCAGCGGAATTAGGACAAAAAAAGCCCGACGAACCATTTCGTCGGGCTTTTTCTAAGGCTGAGGCGTCATACTCACGCATTCTTCGATCGTGAAGAGCTTGGGAATTGTTACCCAAGGACCGCGGCGCCCCTGATCGTCTATGAACGCGACGATAGGAAGGCGGCCATCGATCCGGCATTCGAACACTCGTGCACCGCGCACGCTATCGAAGATCGCGTAACGCACGCCATGGCAGATGACAAAGCTGAAGTCATCCTGCAGGATTCGCAACCCGGCACGGGCCGCAGATACGGGCAATGCCATGCCCTCCAACCAGTCGTCGAAGCCTAGGCCTGTGCGACCTCGTCGCGTCTCGGCAGACCATTCATCGACCCTGTTCCCCAGCCCTCGTCGTGGGAGATCGGAGATCTTTACTTCCAACGGTTCGGTAGTCAAGCGAGCCTCCACGGCTGCGCCGCTCCCCCGCCAGAACGATTGCAGAATCTCCCGGCATCGCGCCGGTGCCAGTGCGAATAGACAGACAGCCAGTGCGATCTCGCAAATCATGGCAATCTGTCCAACCATATTGTTCGTAGGGATTTGCATAGCGTAGCCAGAAAAAAAAAGCCCCGGACTTAGCCGGGGCACACGCCTGAAACGACCACATCAGTGCCTTTTTCATCGGCACATTCAGTGATCGCTTAAGACTCAGTAGAGGAAGACCTCGGGTTCAGGACAGGAGCTCGACGGCCGCATCCCAGGCCTTTTGCTTGAGCATCGCGCCGGCCCCGAACCACGCCGAATCCAGCCGATTGCCCGGATTGCGGGCACGCTGCTGGTGGTCAACGTACTCGGTCACGCTGTTCACGAGGCCCCAGGCCGTACCGGCAGCGGATGGCAGGTTCGCCCCGCGGCCAGCGCCCTCGAAGAGATTGAGTACAGCCTTGAGACCGCGCTCGTTCATCTTCATGGGGCCATCTGCTTCCGGCTTTGCCCACTGATACGTGAACAGACGCTGGAAGAAGCGTTCGGACTCGCTCTGGCTAACCTTGCGATCAGCCAGCTCGTGCATGCGGACCATGAAGCCATCCCACGAGGAGATGGCGATGCCCAGCTGGTCTTTGACGGCCTGCGCGTCAAACTGGCTGCGATGCGGTACCTTCACCGCACCGCGGTCACGGCCGAGAGCAATTTGCAGGGTGTTATTGCAGACCACACGAACAGATGTGAACTGGGCAGTGGTGGCCAGAGTCCCATCGCAGGCGGTAGCGAGCAGCAGGTAACCTCGCACTTCATCGCCGCCGGCGAGCGTGGTCGACTGCCCCGTGCGCGCGAGCGCCCAGAGCTTGCGGCCACCCTTGAGCACTCCAGCCGTTTCCAGCTGGTAGCCGCCGACTTCGGTGAGGTCGCGGTAGAACTCGAGCACCTGCGACGGTTGCACGACCTGATAGCGCTTCGACACGGTCGAGAGCGGCGCAAGCGTGTCCGAGCGATACAGCACCTTCTGCGCGGAGAACGCCTTCATGGCATCCAGCTCGTGAGAGCCGGCGCGGAACATGACGTCGGTCTCTTCGATGCGCCAGTTCATACCGGCGGCATCGGCCCAGACTTCGAGCGGCTGAAATGCTTCGAGTCGGTTGCCGAGGCCATGCCAGGGAGTTGCGCCAACATAAGCCATGGTTTGGACGAGATGAGACATGGGATTGCTCCTGAAAATGGAATGACGCGAGCGCGGCGATGCCATAGGGCGCCGCCGATCGCGAGACAAGAAGGAAGGAAGGAATGGAGTGCGCAACGAGCGAGGCGCCCCTTGCGAATGACGGATAGCGAACCGCGCGTGGCCCGGTTAGGGCGGCTGACGCGATACGCCAAACGGCTACTGCGAGAAGGAAGGGTTCATGTGGGTGGAGTGATTCAGGCCCACGCGAGACGTCCCCAGCAGGGAGATGTCCCTGTGGGAAGTGGAAGGAAATGGCCGGCGGACCGGCTTGGGAGTCGATGCGGCAAAGCCGCGGGTAAAACTCGGTTTGGACTGAACTGGCTTCAGTGCGAACAGAGCTCTGTTCGGTATCGGCTAGGCTATCGCAATAATCCGCGTTGCCACCGGCGAAAGCACAGCTTTTCCCGTGTGTTTTAGAGAAACTCCCCCGACCGATGGCCGGGGGATCTCGAATCAAGCAGCGATCGCCGCAGCAGGCGCCTGCAGTTCAGCCAGGCGCGCACGGGCATAGGCCAGCGTGCCGTCCTTGGCCCGCAGCGGCCGCGACACGCGCCGCGACGGATCGTAGATCCCGTAGCGGGTGACGCTGCCCCGCTTCTGCTCGAGCAGCTGCGAAAAGCCCGCATCGATGCAGAAATCCACATACTCGCGGCCGTTCATCGTCTGCCCGGTCTCGAGGCGGTACGTCGTCGCTTCCGCATCCCGCTTGGCATCTGCCATCGCACGATCCTCGCGCCGCTGTGCATGGGCGATGGTGGCCTGCGCCTCCCATTCCGCCTGCTCGTCCTCGGAAAAGCCGCAGAGGTCGAACAGCCGTCGCCGGCGCTCGGCCGCAGTGCAATGCATGACATCGATGCCCAGCTCGTCGCGCAATGCGCGCTTGGAGTCGGTGTTCGAGTCGCGCGGACCGTCGAAGATCTGCAGGATGGCTGCGATATCGCGCTGCATGACGGCGAGCGAGACACGGTTCGGCCATTCGAATCCGTACTGCCCGCGGTACCTCTCCGCCGAATGAGTGCGGTACTCATACTCGCGCTGGCTGATCGTCCGTGCATTGCGCTCGGATTGTGCGGCATCCACATTCTCACGATAATGACGCTGCGAGATCTTCTCGTGAATTCTTGCAGCAAGCGGGGTAACCGGCTGTGCACTCCCTCGCGAGAGTTGTCGCGGCGCTGGCATTGTGCGGACAGACACAATGCCAGCGGCATAGAGGGCGTCATCGACGTCCACAAGACCCCCATCACTGGGAACATGACGGAGCGACGCGAGCAGCTTACCGACGTTGTGGCAAGTGATCTCGATCTTCTCGTGTCGCATGACGCTGCACAGCGCCTGCAGCACGCTCTTCGACAAAGCGCCGCGTAGCGCAGGCACGTCGATCAGTGGGCGCAGCACCCACAGATCGTACTGCCCGTGGTGCAGATT
The genomic region above belongs to Cupriavidus pauculus and contains:
- a CDS encoding AAA family ATPase, with the protein product MRPLKLTLAGFHGIRDGMHRDSVTVDLTTLPTGLIALVGPNGAGKTTIMDNLHPYPIMPSHASKMSVDAFSYWDHLCAPRAEKDLEWEHGGKTYRSAFAFRNPGKSRKAEYYLFEKASDGSWSPLQLADGTLSDGKADTYNRCIEAVLGSPEAFFTSVFSAQNRRPLASYQPGEIKKLLAELLGIDHLRELSAKAGDVAKLLTRSLDTLQRNLLTLTGKRDRAAVVAREIWQMGESLDTERGARDEEMAKGAKLLQERATLAAKQEANAGTEARLRELNQRRAELDQRRASLASDDHVAAGRAVARRRDLERQLSGNRAVLTEASAIKAAAGERDALQLVVGRRQDAIASQRAIVEKFDAAYVEHASLSTELKGLEQQGVAGAKLADSLKLQADVIDTVPCRDDPMHAACPLLAQARNAKAKLGDQVVSVKALRESYRKKLEQMQSMQGQVSERATARAALSALEADLLRDQQLLQRLTATAAKMPLMATAREGLAQAERDLAALIEEDASRVERHKRDVADVQSQLETVRRELATLATEDVTGMLAQLDRQIAAGREAVAAIAGRIEALIRQESMLVVERGRLDLELAGMPALETKAQAISDEIAKWKLLAKGLGNDGVIALSIDDAGPAITQIVNDLLLACYGPRFTIAIQTQTALASGEMREGFSINVIDADNDTMKEFGVMSGGQKVWINECLTRGIALYRAQDAQQPFQTLFTDEADGPLDPERKRAFMKMKREVLRVGGYQREFFISQTPDLVDDADGVIDVVALAQS
- a CDS encoding exonuclease SbcCD subunit D, with amino-acid sequence MLKEGESLLVGHFSDLHYSPGHLAEADRCFGFAAGDAIDAGCHVGVVSGDSTDHRLDAHTPALSALARRIHQLTAHMPVLMLQGTFSHEPPGTLDLFRLIGSQHPVYVADRIHQVALCDGQFVPSDGAVFAPEEIEVLLALRGTPDVVFTCVPTVNKAVLAAAAGVASAATAVGDHLADYLGAAGAINRLWRAHGVRTIGVSHGTVNGCQTEHGVPMAGFDHEFTIGALFDADCDAFMLGHIHRAQQWEREGRVVAYPGSIGRFHYGEIGAKGYLQWQVSPGHAAATQVQTPARETLCVDFDGPPDMVKLTEVAAGAADKFVRVRWTVNEEHRQLVDRDAILALFSASAEIKLEARVLPAVRSRAEGISRAATLPEKLTRWCELTGVEANPLIDGLSMLETLDAQSIADRVLGGLPEQAVAVQLERAAQVVTGPPVVASLVDMEFDAGTAGPKDSAAPSLAAAEPAMNWLTDDLFA
- a CDS encoding polymer-forming cytoskeletal protein, translating into MKTANFSLIQAGLSVEGNIIADHGLSCFGLVGGDLLSSVGLVHVGAEGLVRGTVQAEHVLVDGTVEGDIVARVSLHINGRVKGRISYAGTIRLGPNAILEGTISRVSGVGYEAPGPGAEALEAAPTI
- a CDS encoding DUF932 domain-containing protein; the encoded protein is MSHLVQTMAYVGATPWHGLGNRLEAFQPLEVWADAAGMNWRIEETDVMFRAGSHELDAMKAFSAQKVLYRSDTLAPLSTVSKRYQVVQPSQVLEFYRDLTEVGGYQLETAGVLKGGRKLWALARTGQSTTLAGGDEVRGYLLLATACDGTLATTAQFTSVRVVCNNTLQIALGRDRGAVKVPHRSQFDAQAVKDQLGIAISSWDGFMVRMHELADRKVSQSESERFFQRLFTYQWAKPEADGPMKMNERGLKAVLNLFEGAGRGANLPSAAGTAWGLVNSVTEYVDHQQRARNPGNRLDSAWFGAGAMLKQKAWDAAVELLS